caaaataaaaatattaatttagattAGGGCAAGGATAAtcaaaaagtgagaaaataaaaaggatagaaaattcagaaaattgaagctataagttaaaaaaaaatacaaaaaaatatcaaGGACCATAGCTTCATGTGACGGAGGGGTGGGGGTTACAGCATTAACCCTTAACATGTAGAGAGATCCTGCATTCCTTCAGCAAGGGTTTGTTCAGAACTGTCCACAACATTACGCATAAAATAAGCTTGTTGAACATCTGGTGGCAATTTGCAGGTTCCATCCCAATAGGCTTGATGGTATGTGTGAGACTGAAATGATAAAACATTGACTTTGTTTAAGCAGTAAATGATGGAAATACTGAACACTTACCTTTGGAGGTGACAGTGaaggatgtgtgcatgtgtgtgcatatgcacgcatacacacacacttccctgTCAATTCTTTGAGCATCCTATTTCTGTTTCTCAATGTAACATGAAGCAGCAACAAAGTGAAGCTGCagttttgaatgaataaataaacaaacatgtgtgtatgtgtgttgaggaAGTTAGTCTCTACAACAGAAGGAAGAGACAGCAATGAGGGTGGTAAGGCAGAGTAAGAGAAATGTCACTGCAAATAAAGTGTCTTATGTCTGGGGTACATGAAGGTTTACCATTCTCCAGCAGATGAATCCAATTTCTGCTAGCCTGAAATTattaatgacaaagaaataagctTTCTAGTTTGATACGTTTAGCAAAAATTGTatggtggcagtagtgatggtggcaaCAGTGCTGAAAGAGTGCATGTTAATATTTGTCATCAATAATTTAGTACATTCAAAAtcctaatttttattattattattatttttggaagGGTGCATAAGTTAGAGAGCAGAAAGAGGGCTTGTACCTATAACCTTTATAAAATGTTGTAGTTTCACTTCACTCCCAGCCCACTGCCAATATTTACTTCGGTTATAAAGAATTCTCAATTGTTGACACTCCATATTTTTTATTCCAATGTTTCTTCTTAATACTTATTATTGACACaaattatatatctaatacaaaTTGAACCTacagactttttttttgtttatttagtgcAGAGAAGAGGGAAAAGGTTAAAATGTATCTAGTATTTCAAAAATAGGGAATAAAAGGGGAATGTTTAGTGCAAGGAATGAGGCAAACGGAGGTGGGTGCATCAGAATTTGTAGACTGGAGTAGCAAAAAATCCATTGTGGTAGAAACAGAAGAGGCTGAGAGAGAACTGAATCAAGGCTTAAGTGCATTAGTCAGAGAAATTTACGTAGTGGTTAGATTATAGCAACAGTATCCCAGATATGAAAGCAATACAACAATATTGTCACACATTTTGCAGGTCACCAACTATTCAGAGCTGAATTATATTCTGGCTCTAAAGATGAAGTCCAGCCTTCTGGATGCAGGTTTTTGTAATGTTATAGATTAATGGTTGTCATGAAAAGTAATCAGAGATTTTGAATCCTAACATTGTAGAATGTTTggaggttttgtgtgtgtgtgagagagagagagagagagagagagagagagagagagagagagagagagagagagagagagagagagagagagagagagagagagagagagagagagNNNNNNNNNNNNNNgaaaaagagagaaagagagagagagagaaagagagagagagagagaaagagagagagaaagagagaaagagagagagagagagaaagaaaaagagagagagagaaagagagagaaagagagagagagagagagagagagagaaaaagagagagagaaaaagagagagagaaagagagagagagagaaagagagagagagagagaaagagagatagagagaaagagagagagagagaaagagagagagagaaagagagagagagagaaagagagagcgaggtcGTGTGTAGCGTTGCACTTGTATTTCCTTGATATGATTTCATGTTCAGTGAAACTAAGCTATCCCTATTATAACTAACAAGATCTTCCCATTCTCAGTTAAACAATAGAAAGGACTCGTCTAGCAAGTTGGACAATCTAAACAAACCTAACAATGTAAGAAAAGGGATCTGCTTTATTGCACAAAGGCACTGACATAGAGAAGTAATGTCTATGAGAGCAATAACACTGAGTAAAATTTGTAAAGTGTTCAGTGAAGACTTTAGTCCTGGCACACAATCTCTCAGAATGAATGTACTGTGTTCGTGCTGAAAAGTAGGAAAGATGTCCACTCATAAAATGATACAAGACAAAAATGATATCCAAAACAAGAACATATGCTAAAAGCTATGACAACAATTACCTCATTAACTGTACTGGGGTAGCTACAAGTgagcacccccaccccaccatcaccaccaccaactgcCATTAAGCAATCTTGCCAACTTTCCTTTCAGATGCAAATGAGCACTAAACAATCTACTCATAGATATCACTATTAAAAATACTTACCTTCTTATCAGGTGCAAAACCATGACATGATAAAAAGTAGATTGTCTGGAAAGAGAAGTTGGAACAAAGGCAAACAGATGTATAGTGCAAGATTGGGGTACACCCAAATCAGACTTCTCACAGGCAAGAAACACAAGATCTCTGACAGGTGAGAGCAAATGGCCCATTCTATGAAATTCTCTTACAGATTGCCTCTTTAATATCAACAGTAACCTTGATCATGTTGGGCAACTATATGCAAAGACTACGGTTATAATATAAGTAATAAAAAGGCTCATATAGGTCTTTGATACAAATGACCCAACTATTTGCAACACAAGTTATAAAAAGCTGGTCTATCACTTACTACTCAGGAAAACATACAGGAAATGAATTGAACaactttcccaggtgaagaattgTGCTATTCAGTGTAGTCCATCTAGCTTCTGTGATAAACATTAGATAGATTAAGAGACACAAGACAATCTGGAGAAGGAGAATATTGATGTACCCCACTCCACCCttaacatacatatgttttaaaGAAGTTATGTGCAACTCCTAAGATGAGAAACATAAAAGACAACTGGAAGATTTTTGAAGGACAACTTGCTGAAAGCTTCAGGCTAGATTTGTAGAGTATAGctcaaaagaaaaattacacatggtgatggtggaagtaCAATAAATGAAACCACAGAAGCCAAGAGGAagccttgaaagaatgaaagaaaagggcaACCAGGAATGATATTGGACAGGTAGAAGAGAAGCTATATGAAAAGTATACTTCGCATAGAAAGGAGCTGAAAGCAAGAAgctggcattatgctgtgctacAAGGATCAGAGATATGAGGGATGTGGATTGTGAAGTGCTGCGTCAGtgtaaatcagaaaccattagtATAAAGTGCATACATAATGAGAGTGGTATACTCTCCTTCAGTAATTCAAAGAAAGAGGCACAGAAATTCTACAATGAGAAGCTGCTAAACAAGAAAGATGCATGGGGGAGACAGGTACTACATGATGCAGGCCTAAGAGATTGCTACTAATTAAAAGCTATACAATTGCAATGGCCATTAATGATACAATGACAAAAGAAGCAGGACAGTCACTAAAATGCTGAAATATGTGGCAAAGTAAAATGCTTGCAAGTCACTTGCATGGTCAATCAGTTAGTATGGGAAAGTACTATCTCCACTGATTGGTGTAGAAATACCATCATTTTCCGCAAGGATAAAAGAGGTGCTCTATAAAGAGCAACTAGATGGACTAAATTATAAAAGTGACAAAGAATTGTAGCACAGCTAATCAAACAGAATCAACTTACATGCCTTCAAAGTGTGACAATTACAGAAGTTCTAAGAGCCAACCACTATACCTAACATGTTGACCTAGTGAAGACTTGTGACAAAGTACCATGCTCTGTAGTTTAGTCATTGCTAAGAAACTCTGAGGTAGAGGAATGGTATATGAAAGCTCCATAAAGCAtttacagagatgctgtcagcaAAGTGAGAATTAGCAACAAACTCAGTTACAAATTTAGTATACAGGTAGATGTCCATCAGGTCTTCCCCACTTCTGCTTACTATAATTCTCTAGGTGTTCTAAACTGGTTGCCCATCGGATACATGATACTGACAACATAGTTATCATAGGCCAAATCACTTAAAGAATTAGAGGAAAAGCTCTGAAAGTGGAAGCAGAGCATAGTAAATCTATCAAAGATAAAAAGTTTTTGCAAGAATGAATACAGAACTTGACATGCAGATAAAGAGGCGTATGAATTCTAATACCCTACTAAATTATGATTGCAGAGAAGATTCAGTCTGGTTGACAGAGAAAGTAGGGCTTCATATATAGCAAATAATGAACAGGAGTAATTAGTAGTATGATCACTCAAGTGATTAATTTTTTCAAATGCCCagaatattcattaaaaatagtCAACAACTTCTGTTACCTATGTGATATAATCAACTGTAGAAATATTATTACCAAAGAATAGCATCAGAGAAAGAACAAGGTGAAAAAAGTTCAAAGAGCTAGCTTCTGTTAGTAACGAGGGGATGCTTTCTGTTAGTGAAGAGCACAGCACATTGTACAAACTTGTGTACAAAGTATGATGTTGTGTGGTGCAAAGGTTGGAaataaatgaagcaagcatgttcTGCTGCTTGATAACGTTAGCTTAAATGAATGACAGTATAAACAAGCTGAAACAAAAACTAGCTATAGTGTGCCAGAGAGACACCTGGGCTGGTATGCTTATGAAGAACAAAATGGAAAGTAATCTAAGCAGTCTAAGTGAAAAGAACATATGAAAGAGGAAGAtcaaggaagacatgggaagaagtgGTAAAGGCTGATCTAAGAATGCTGAACTTTCCAAAGGAGAGGACAAGAAATCATAACTAGTGGGAAAATGCCATGCTAGAGAATAACTATCCAACACATgcaagcagatgtaaaatgacaaACTGAAGTTGTcagttaacatttttttatttcctccttAAAATTATATAAGTTTGGTAtggaaatattaattctattcatCTGCAGTTAGGATTTGCTACTtggaatatataaacaataatcataataccaaaattcattatgaaaaattaatgactgcacgggcatggctgtgtgattgcAAAGGTTCAaacccactacatggcaccttgggcaaatgtcttctattcaGTACCTTATGAGATGAactggaagacagaaactgaacagagcctactatgtgtgtatgcaggtgtacAATTCCTGTTTGCATATGTCTTCACATTATCACCATTTGAGCAAAATTGTTGCGATATGTTAATGTTTCCTGTAGACAAAATGTCCTATAGTTCTGTGGCTTTGTCAGTTTAGATGTGCAAAAACCACTAGAATAAAGATACTTTCCTTGAAAAAATGTAAGGGTTGGCAAAAGtaagggcattcaactgtagaaaattGCCTTAATAAATTTTCAACCAATTTGCACCAGCatggagaaaagaaaatggatataaaactgATTACAATGCTCATTCATAAATAGCTGTACCTACTTGTCTTAATAATTGAAACATGTTAAATCAACTgccatagaaataaaaaaaataataaggcagCAAAAATTGTTATTTATCAAGTTTATGTTCCTTGGAGCTTCTCAGAATTTACATGGATAATTTTCacggaaacctgccagtcacctaccactccggcagacactctagccaaatcgactacatcctcgccagaaatagggaaagagggcggcttataaatgccaaaacctaccctggcgaagaatgtaccccacaacatagattagtagttagcgacttcgggatcaaggcaaaatgggtgcccagaattagaccggcttggaggagaagggtgtggaagcttaaagatcctgcaaatggacagagacttagagacaagttacttgaagcatttgacgaaatagaaggggatatagcatcatacaacNNNNNNNNNNNNNNNNNNNNNNNNNNNNNNNNNNNNNNNNNNNNNNNNNNNNNNNNNNNNNNNNNNNNNNNNNNNNNNNNNNNNNNNNNNNNNNNNNNNNNNNNNNNNNNNNNNNNNNNNNNNNNNNNNNNNNNNNNNNNNNNNNNNNNNNNNNNNNNNNNNNNNNNNNNNNNNNNNNNNNNNNNNNNNNNNNNNNNNNNNNNNNNNNNNNNNNNNNNNNNNNNNNNNNNNNNNNNNNNNNNNNNNNNNNNNNNNNNNNNNNNNNNNNNNNNNNNNNNNNNNNNNNNNNNNNNNNNNNNNNNNNNNNNNNNNNNNNNNNNNNNNNNNNNNNNNNNNNNNNNNNNNNNNNNNNNNNNNNNNNNNNNNNNNNNNNNNNNNNNNNNNNNNNNNNNNNNNNNNNNNNNNNNNNNNNNNNNNNNNNNNNNNNNNNNNNNNNNNNNNNNNNNNNNNNNNNNNNNNNNNNNNNNNNNNNNNNNNNNNNNNNNNNNNNNNNNNNNNNNNNNNNNNNNNNNNNNNNNNNNNNNNNNNNNNNNNNNNNNNNNNNNNNNNNNNNNNNNNNNNNNNNNNNNNNNNNNNNNNNNNNNNNNNNNNNNNNNNNNNNNNNNNNNNNNNNNNNNNNNNNNNNNNNNNNNNNNNNNNNNNNNNNNNNNNNNNNNNNNNNNNNNNNNNNNNNNNNNNNNNNNNNNNNNNNNNNNNNNNNNNNNNNNNNNNNNNNNNNNNNNNNNNNNNNNNNNNNNNNNNNNNNNNNNNNNNNNNNNNNNNNNNNNNNNNNNNNNNNNNNNNNNNNNNNNNNNNNNNNNNNNNNNNNNNNNNNNNNNNNNNNNNNNNNNNNNNNNNNNNNNNNNNNNNNNNNNNNNNNNNNNNNNNNNNNNNNNNNNNNNNNNNNNNNNNNNNNNNNNNNNNNNNNNNNNNNNNNNNNNNNNNNNNNNNNNNNNNNNNNNNNNNNNNNNNNNNNNNNNNNNNNNNNNNNNNNNNNNNNNNNNNNNNNNNNNNNNNNNNNNNNNNNNNNNNNNNNNNNNNNNNNNNNNNNNNNNNNNNNNNNNNNNNNNNNNNNNNNNNNNNNNNNNNNNNNNNNNNNNNNNNNNNNNNNNNNNNNNNNNNNNNNNNNNNNNNNNNNNNNNNNNNNNNNNNNNNNNNNNNNNNNNNNNNNNNNNNNNNNNNNNNNNNNNNNNNNNNNNNNNNNNNNNNNNNNNNNNNNNNNNNNNNNNNNNNNNNNNNNNNNNNNNNNNNNNNNNNNNNNNNNNNNNNNNNNNNNNNNNNNNNNNNNNNNNNNNNNNNNNNNNNNNNNNNNNNNNNNNNNNNNNNNNNNNNNNNNNNNNNNNNNNNNNNNNNNNNNNNNNNNNNNNNNNNNNNNNNNNNNNNNNNNNNNNNNNNNNNNNNNNNNNNNNNNNNNNNNNNNNNNNNNNNNNNNNNNNNNNNNNNNNNNNNNNNNNNNNNNNNNNNNNNNNNNNNNNNNNNNNNNNNNNNNNNNNNNNNNNNNNNNNNNNNNNNNNNNNNNNNNNNNNNNNNNNNNNNNNNNNNNNNNNNNNNNNNNNNNNNNNNNNNNNNNNNNNNNNNNNNNNNNNNNNNNNNNNNNNNNNNNNNNNNNNNNNNNNNNNNNNNNNNNNNNNNNNNNNNNNNNNNNNNNNNNNNNNNNNNNNNNNNNNNNNNNNNNNNNNNNNNNNNNNNNNNNNNNNNNNNNNNNNNNNNNNNNNNNNNNNNNNNNNNNNNNNNNNNNNNNNNNNNNNNNNNNNNNNNNNNNNNNNNNNNNNNNNNNNNNNNNNNNNNNNNNNNNNNNNNNNNNNNNNNNNNNNNNNNNNNNNNNNNNNNNNNNNNNNNNNNNNNNNNNNNNNNNNNNNNNNNNNNNNNNNNNNNNNNNNNNNNNNNNNNNNNNNNNNNNNNNNNNNNNNNNNNNNNNNNNNNNNNNNNNNNNNNNNNNNNNNNNNNNNNNNNNNNNNNNNNNNNNNNNNNNNNNNNNNNNNNNNNNNNNNNNNNNNNNNNNNNNNNNNNNNNNNNNNNNNNNNNNNNNNNNNNNNNNNNNNNNNNNNNNNNNNNNNNNNNNNNNNNNNNNNNNNNNNNNNNNNNNNNNNNNNNNNNNNNNNNNNNNNNNNNNNNNNNNNNNNNNNNNNNNNNNNNNNNNNNNNNNTACATTggacctcaccgaggcgatgactactgaccgagacctttggaaatgtgctgtgcgtgagaagacccggcaagccaagtgagatcgttgccagtgcccctggactggctcttgtgcgggtggcacataaaagacaccatttcgagcgtggccattgccagtatcgcctgactggccttcgtgcgggtgacacgtaaaagcacctactacactctctgagtggttggcgttaggaagggcatccagctgtagaaactctgccaaatttagattggagcctggtgttgccatccggtttcaccagtcctcagtcaaatcgtccaacccatgctagcatggaaagcggacgttaaacgatgatgatgatgatgatgatgatgatgatgaattgttgCTATAAATGAAAATTGACATAGGACATGTACAAAAATGCCTTTTCTTTGTATGGTTTTGTTTTTTGAGGGGAGACATCACATCACAGACCAATCTTCCTCTTCTAAGTTTAAAGCAGATCATGCCTTCTtcaagaaattaaagaaacactGATGAACCAGGAGGCTGAAATTGTAACTAACTGAACATATCTTTTGTGGAGCAATGATTAGCATGGAAGTTCAAAATATCATATCAATGCATTATCTGACTTACAGATCTGATATTTCGAGTCCAAATCTGGCTGCACTGGCCTTGGCAAATTGGGCAGGGTCGGCTGAGTGAGTAGCCACCACATTCACAGCAGTTGTCAGAGTAAGAATTATTAAACCAGCATTCTCTACATCTGAAATGATAGCAGAAATTAATGAGGTGTTACATAAAAAGAGGGATAGAGGATAGTACATAAGAGATGGTAGATAATAAAgtttaaagataaatatttctcaATCATGAGAATCTACAGATTACAGGGTGTTCAGGTTAAATTTAACAGCTTtcaaaataggtaaaaaaaaacacaaaatcccatccaaatataaaagtaatcttttaaaaatcaaaaagtatCAACTAGACTATGGAtgagagataacagtttactcagagtagccaccctcagcttccacAGCTCAAGACAGCTCCAAAACCTGGCACATAAATTTCTCACTATGTCCCTTCTTGATCTTGGGCACCAGCTCAGGCTTGGTAATGCAGGCAGAGCAGTTGATGCCTTTCTCAACTACactccacacatagtaatccatgggattacaatcaaacaaattaggaggccagaaactgagattggtgaagtcatagaaattctctaaCAACCACATCTGACTCTTTCTGGATGTATGGCAAAAAAGCCAAATCCTGTTGCCACACaaatggccttccagcagcaaccctctccagccagggtttgactATAGTCTCCAGCAGTTTCACATGACCATCTGAATTGAGCTTAAGACCCTGTTCAAAGAAGTAGCAGCAGTCataatgtcagcattttgatacccactgtgaatcatcatgatatagGTAACTCTTTGTCAATATTCAGATAGCTTCCATGTCAACTAAGTTTTTCTCAACTCTTTATGCACTCCAATGACACTGagtgttcaccaatacatcaagctgttcctgaaaaaaaaaggagacataaaacatcatcaaatttagcccaaacaccctgtaaGTGCTCATTTCTGAGTTTTCCCATCATTAAATAAGTGAGAAagaatttttccagaataaaatcaAAGCCTAGTTGGAGGTAAATTTTCTAATAGGAAGAACTCAAGTCTGCATTGCAAGCCACTGAAGTAATCCACAAATTTTAGAGTGACTACAGAAGTAAATGACACCATTCCATTAAAGCTAGGCAAATAAGTTTTTGAAGATTAAGCATCTTATCAAGAGACATCCTATATCAGCAGAAGAACCTAAAAATACTGCGTCATCTGGAACTCATCTGCTCATCACAGAgaattgaaatcaaattaaatcCTGTAGTTTACATTGCTCAAAGGGCACATTGTTTGCACATTAAATTAACAGCACATGTAAACCTCTGTAAGTCAATTAGGATGAAAAGATTCCAGATGTCCTTAAGTTCTTAACCAATGGAGGCCTTCCCACATCAAATAGTACAAATGATAGATACTCCCACAAAAGTTGAAAGGAGTGTTCCAAATATACTTTGAAAGTGATACCACCACAATTACATCTTCCACGACTTTTTTCTTTATGCACAATaaatgagagggagaaaaagagagagaggacaggGAGGACATTTTCACCTCTGTTTTGAAATTAAGATATTAAACCACAATATATTTAACATGTCACCTTTA
This genomic interval from Octopus bimaculoides isolate UCB-OBI-ISO-001 chromosome 4, ASM119413v2, whole genome shotgun sequence contains the following:
- the LOC106883720 gene encoding protein pinocchio yields the protein MFVSDELLEGPRNNTVYYSIPNTNTDEDKQGKNFTKDEVEEMMKSDDYQRKIATCHLCRECWFNNSYSDNCCECGGYSLSRPCPICQGQCSQIWTRNIRSSHTYHQAYWDGTCKLPPDVQQAYFMRNVVDSSEQTLAEGMQDLSTC